In Mycoplasmopsis cynos, the following are encoded in one genomic region:
- the rsmH gene encoding 16S rRNA (cytosine(1402)-N(4))-methyltransferase RsmH, whose product MEKLHYSVLLNETIDALNIKENGIYVDLTLGMGGHSAKILEKLKTGHLFAFDKDDYALKVADQKLSKISKNYTLIKSDFQNIKSELKKKGVNKVDGIIADLGFSSPQVDTPERGFSYNKDAKLDMRMDQQQDFSAYDLINTYSESKLNQILLDYADVKLHYKVAKAIVKNRPITNTLELVEIIKSVYPAALLRVKNLAKPVFQAIRIEVNNELDSLEKMLNDAVEMLSLNSSLCIITFHSIEDRIVKNFFKNLTKNDVPDKMPIQVKKMYQTKQLLPSLCEINENKRSKSAKLRILKKCL is encoded by the coding sequence ATGGAAAAACTTCATTATTCAGTCTTACTTAATGAAACTATTGATGCCTTAAATATAAAAGAAAACGGGATTTACGTTGATCTTACATTAGGTATGGGTGGGCATTCAGCAAAAATACTTGAAAAGCTTAAAACAGGACATTTATTTGCTTTTGATAAGGATGATTATGCATTAAAAGTTGCAGATCAAAAATTATCAAAAATAAGCAAAAACTACACTTTAATTAAAAGTGACTTTCAAAACATAAAGTCAGAATTAAAGAAAAAAGGTGTCAATAAAGTGGATGGAATCATTGCCGATTTAGGTTTTTCATCACCACAAGTAGATACCCCTGAAAGAGGTTTTAGTTACAATAAAGATGCTAAATTAGATATGCGGATGGATCAACAACAAGATTTTTCTGCATATGATTTAATTAACACTTACTCTGAAAGTAAACTTAATCAGATTTTATTAGATTACGCTGATGTAAAACTTCATTATAAAGTTGCTAAGGCTATCGTTAAAAATCGACCTATAACAAATACATTAGAGTTAGTTGAAATAATCAAAAGTGTCTATCCAGCAGCTTTATTAAGAGTTAAAAATCTAGCAAAACCCGTGTTTCAAGCCATAAGAATTGAAGTAAATAATGAATTAGATTCGTTAGAAAAAATGCTAAATGATGCTGTTGAAATGTTAAGTCTAAATAGCTCATTATGCATTATAACTTTTCATTCAATTGAGGATAGAATCGTTAAAAATTTCTTTAAAAATTTAACTAAAAATGATGTCCCTGATAAAATGCCGATTCAAGTGAAAAAAATGTACCAAACTAAACAATTATTACCTTCACTTTGTGAAATTAATGAAAATAAAAGATCAAAAAGTGCTAAGTTAAGAATTTTAAAAAAATGTCTATAA
- a CDS encoding MAG3720 family protein, which translates to MWDKKIVNFNISKYDILISQLLQKNKDITKIHEDVYVTFKNYDDLLMTINKFSNAISKDKKTDLYINLVFDDNFFENYSYVLEKHQTLSVDLFLEQHHNQTIYQNQGNWILNSFIYKYELINDGISKTYKNFPENKTYENLIIHTSSFQIKNEELLDKFLLKLVIDLDEIKKNTDCKISFFNSSQLLASEYDSEKTQLFIDLNDKYFSLNVIKNSTILNGTKINFNFEEFLEFLSKKLQIMKQEVKYRIKYLLKTYVELNEGSDSLDTINQKLLNYVFECLGKLKNNIKNFINIIKTKITFNNVYFNINDNELNKYIAYSFKNSLNDDIIGINIKKSDMVNLDLAKNLNYKLFCWINMITNITPHSYNNRTLTTEIQLDKLPIKRSKNSIFSQFINFMFFKKINKV; encoded by the coding sequence ATGTGAGATAAAAAAATTGTTAATTTCAATATAAGCAAATATGACATTTTGATCTCACAATTGCTTCAAAAAAATAAAGATATCACTAAAATTCACGAAGATGTTTATGTAACATTTAAAAATTATGATGATTTATTAATGACAATTAATAAATTTTCAAATGCTATATCAAAAGATAAAAAAACTGATTTATACATAAATTTAGTTTTTGATGATAATTTTTTTGAAAATTACTCATATGTTCTAGAAAAACATCAAACCCTTTCTGTTGATTTATTTTTAGAACAACATCACAATCAAACAATTTATCAAAATCAAGGTAATTGAATTCTTAATTCTTTCATATATAAATATGAATTAATTAATGATGGAATTTCAAAAACATACAAAAATTTTCCGGAAAATAAAACATATGAAAACCTAATAATTCATACTTCAAGTTTTCAGATCAAAAACGAGGAATTATTAGATAAATTTCTTTTGAAACTAGTCATTGATCTCGATGAAATCAAAAAAAATACAGACTGTAAAATTTCATTTTTTAACAGTTCACAGTTGCTAGCAAGCGAGTATGATTCAGAAAAAACTCAATTATTCATTGATTTAAATGATAAATATTTTTCATTAAACGTAATTAAAAACTCAACAATTCTAAATGGCACAAAGATTAATTTTAACTTTGAAGAATTTTTAGAATTTTTAAGTAAAAAATTGCAAATTATGAAACAAGAAGTTAAATACCGTATTAAATACCTTTTGAAAACTTATGTGGAGCTTAATGAAGGTAGCGATTCATTAGATACCATTAATCAAAAATTATTAAATTATGTATTTGAGTGTCTTGGAAAACTAAAAAATAATATTAAAAACTTTATCAACATAATCAAAACTAAAATTACTTTTAATAATGTATATTTCAACATTAATGATAATGAGCTTAATAAATATATTGCATATTCATTTAAGAATAGTTTAAATGATGATATAATAGGTATCAACATTAAAAAATCTGATATGGTTAATTTAGATTTGGCTAAAAATCTAAATTATAAACTATTTTGTTGAATTAATATGATAACTAATATCACACCTCATAGTTATAATAATCGAACTTTAACCACTGAGATTCAATTGGATAAACTTCCAATAAAAAGATCAAAAAATAGTATATTTTCACAATTTATTAATTTTATGTTTTTTAAAAAAATTAATAAAGTCTAA
- a CDS encoding division/cell wall cluster transcriptional repressor MraZ: protein MVNIIYGQHSRNADDKNRVILPAAIRDYLGNKFMLSIGFDGNADLRTKEEFMRYINMLEDQSLFDKRARIITRSILGNSFEITLDSMNRMTLPKYIVEKLAIHKEIIFVGAGSLVEMWSKERFDNFEKEYSADDLAAIAQEISNK, encoded by the coding sequence ATGGTAAATATAATTTACGGACAACATTCTCGAAATGCTGATGATAAAAATAGAGTTATTTTGCCAGCTGCAATAAGAGATTATTTAGGAAATAAATTTATGCTATCAATTGGATTTGATGGTAATGCTGATTTGCGTACTAAAGAAGAATTTATGAGATACATAAATATGCTTGAAGATCAAAGCTTGTTCGATAAGAGAGCAAGAATTATCACAAGAAGCATTCTAGGTAATAGTTTTGAAATAACACTTGACTCTATGAATAGAATGACATTACCTAAATATATTGTTGAAAAACTAGCTATCCATAAAGAAATAATTTTTGTTGGTGCAGGTTCACTTGTTGAGATGTGATCAAAAGAAAGGTTCGATAATTTTGAGAAAGAATATAGCGCTGATGATTTAGCTGCTATAGCTCAAGAAATATCAAATAAATAA